The window CCCCCATGTGGCCACCCACCACTGCCGCTACATCTGGCTGGCCGCGGACTTCGCCTTCGACGCCTTCCGTTTCGAGATCGCCGAGACCGAGCACGGCGTGATGCAACTGCACGGCTACCCGTACGCGGCCGACGCCTCCACCGTCATCGTCGAGATGCGGGAAGAGGTCTGGCAGGCGGCCGGGTTCGCGGAACTCGACGAGCAGGAGTCCGTCGAGCGCTGCGCCAAGATCTTCGCGGAAGCGCTCCGCGGACGGCCCCTGAAGTCCAACAAGTCGGCCTGGACCACCTTCCGCACCGTCGTCAACGAGCGCTGGTCGCACGACAACATCGTCCTGCTCGGCGACGCCGCCCACACCGCCCACTTCTCCATCGGCTCCGGCACCAAGCTCGCCGTCGAGGACGCCCTCGCGCTCGCCGCCTGCCTGGAGGAACAGCCGGACATCGCAAGCGCGTTGAGCGCGTACGAGGAGGAGCGCAAGCCCGTCGTCGCCTCCACGCAGCGTGCCGCCCGCGCCAGCCTGGAGTGGTTCGAGAACCTGGGCCTCTACCTCGACCAGCAGCCCCGCCAGTTCGCCTTCAACCTCCTCACCCGCAGCCGCCGCGTCACCCACGACAACCTGCGCCTGCGCGACGCCCACTTCACCGAAGCCGTGGAGCGCGACTTCGGCTGCCCACCCGGCACGCCCCCGATGTTCACGCCGTTCCGGCTGCGCGGCCTGACCCTGCGCAACCGGGTCGTCGTGTCCCCGATGGACATGTACTCGGCCACGGACGGCGTCCCCGGCGACTTCCACCTGGTCCACCTCGGCGCCCGCGCCCTCGGCGGCGCCGGCCTGGTGATGACCGAGATGGTGTGCGTCAGCCCGGAGGGACGCATCACCCCCGGCTGCGCCGGCCTCTACACCGGCAGACAGGGGGAGGCCTGGCGGAGGATCGTCCAGTTCGTGCACACACAGGCACCCGGTACCGCGATCGGCGTGCAGCTCGGCCACAGCGGGCGCAAGGGCTCGACCAAGCTGATGTGGGAGGGCATCGACGAGCCCCTGGAGGACGGCAACTGGCCCCTCGTGGCCCCGTCCCCGATCCCCTACAAGCCGTACAGCCAGACCCCGCGCGAGCTGACCCGCGCCCAACTCACCGACATTCGCGAGCAGTTCACGGCAGCCGCCTGGCGCGCGGCCCGGGCCGGGTTCGATCTCCTCGAACTGCACTGCGCGCACGGCTACCTGCTCTCCGGCTTCCTCTCCCCGCTGACCAACCGGCGTACGGACGCCTACGGCGGCTCCCTCGACCGGCGGCTCCGCTTCCCGCTGGAGGTCTTCGACGCCGTACGGGGCGTGTGGCCCGAGGAACGGCCCATGACCGTCCGTATCTCCGCCACCGACTGGGCCGAGGGCGGGACGACGGCCGAGGACGCCGTCGAGATCGCCCGGGCCTTTGCCGCGCACGGCGCCGACGCGGTCGACGTGTCGACCGGGCAGGTCGTGGCCGACGAGCAGCCGGAGTACGGGCGGTCGTACCAGACGCCGTACGCGGACCGGATCCGCCACGCCACCGGCCTCCCGGTGATCGCCGTCGGCGCGATCTCCTCCTGGGACGACGTCAACTCCCTGATCCTGGCGGGCCGTACGGACCTGTGCGCCCTCGCCCGCCCCCACCTCTACGACCCGCACTGGACGCTGCACGCCGCGGCCGAGCAGGGCTACCAGGGGCCGGGCGTCGGCTGGCCGGCCCCGTACCGGGCGGGCAGCCGCCGCCCGCAGACGGGACGCACGGACGCCCCCAAGCCCCGTCTGACGCTCGGGACTTGAGGGCGTACGCCCTATGTGTAGAGCGCACATCCTGCTTGCAAGGGGGGCGTGCTACAGCTCCACCATCCCCGCGGTCAGCGTCGCACCGTCCGCGGGGTCGATCAGTAGGAGCGCGCCGGTGCGCCGGGAGACCGCGTAGTCGTCGAGCGCGAGTGGCTCGGCGGTGCGCAGGGTGACCCGCCCGAGGTCGTTCGCGGTCAGGCCGGCCGCGCCCGCCAGGTCCTTGACGATCGCCTTCACCGTCCGCGTCGTGTGCCTGACCAGTACGCGGTCACCGGCCTTCAGCGGCCGGTCGGCCAAATGGCAGACCGCCGCCCGTACCTCCTGCGTGAGCGCCGGGGCGTCGACACCCGCGGTGATCAGGTCGCCGCGCGCGACGTCCCGCTGGTCGGCGAGACGCACGCTGATCGACTGCGGTGCGTACGCCACGTCGACGTCCCTGCCGAGCACGTCGATGCCGGTGATCTCGGACGTCTCGCCGGACGGATGAACGGTCACGCGGTCACCGACCCGCAGCGCTCCCGAAGCCAACTGACCGGCGTAGTACCGGATTTCGCCGTGCCGGATGACGTACTGGACGGGGAAGCGGACGGGGGCGTCGGCCGGGTCGGTGCCGACCGGGACGTTCTCCAGGAACTCCAGGAGCGCCGGGCCGCCGTACCAGTCCATGGAGGCCGAGCGCACCACGACGTTGTCGCCGGCGAGCGCCGACACCGGGATCGGCGTGCAGCCGGGCAGGCCCAACTCGGCCGCGTGGCCCGCGAAGTCCTCGACGATACGGTCGAACGCCTGCTCCTCGTACCCGACCAGGTCCATCTTGTTGACGGCGAGGACCACATGGGGAACCCGGAGCAGGGCGGCCACGGCGGCGTGCCGACGGGTCTGCTCGACGACGCCGTTGCGGGCATCGACCAGGATGATCGCCAGCTCGGCGGTGGAGGCGCCGGTGACCATGTTGCGGGTGTACTGCACATGGCCCGGCGTGTCGGCCAGGATGAACCGGCGTCGCGGCGTCGCGAAGTAGCGGTACGCCACATCGATCGTGATCCCCTGCTCCCGCTCGGCACGCAGTCCGTCCGTCAGCAGCGCGAGGTCGGGGGCGTCCTGACCACGGTTGCGGGAGGCGAGTTCCACGGCCTCCAGCTGGTCGGCGAGGACCGACTTGGAGTCGTGCAGCAGTCGTCCGACGAGCGTGGACTTGCCGTCGTCGACGGAGCCCGCGGTGGCGAACCGAAGCGTGTCAACGGTCATGTCTAGAAGTACCCTTCGCGCTTGCGGTCTTCCATCGCGGCCTCGGACATCTTGTCGTCGGCGCGGGTGGCGCCGCGCTCGGTGAGCCGGGAGGCGGCGATCTCGGCGATCACCTTCGCGATGGTGTCGGCGTCGGAGTCCACCGCGCCGGTGCAGGACATGTCGCCGACGGTGCGATAGCGGACCTGGCGTTTCTCGACGGCCTCGTGCTCGCGAGGCCCGCCCCAGTCACCCGCCGTCAGCCACATGCCGTTGCGCTGGAACACCTCGCGCTGATGGGCGTAGTAGATGTTCGGCAGCTCTATGTGCTCACGGGCTATGTACTGCCAGACGTCCAGCTCGGTCCAGTTGGACAGCGGGAACACGCGGACGTGCTCGCCGGGCGCGTGGCGGCCGTTGTAGAGGTTCCACAGCTCGGGCCGCTGCCGGCGCGGATCCCACTGCGAGAACTCGTCCCGCAGGCTGAACACCCGCTCCTTCGCCCGCGCCTTCTCCTCGTCCCGGCGCCCGCCGCCGAAGACCGCGTCGAACTTCTCGCTCTGGATCTTCTCGGTCAGCGGCAGCGTCTGCAGCGGGTTGCGGGTCCCGTCGGGACGGTCGCGCAGCACACCACGGTCGATGTAGTCCTGTACGGAGGCCACATGGAGCCGCAGACCATGTGCGGCGACCACACGGTCCCGATAGCCGAGGACCTCGGGGAAGTTGTGGCCCGTGTCCACATGCAGCAGAGAGAACGGCACCGGCGCGGGCGTGAAGGCCTTCAGCGCCAGGTGAAGCATGACGATGGAGTCCTTGCCCCCGGAGAAGAGGATCACCGGACGCTCGAACTCGCCGGCGACCTCGCGGAAGATGTGGACGGCCTCGGACTCCAGCGCATCCAGGTGCGAGAGGCTGAACCCGGTCACACCAGCCCCCGCTCCGCGAGCACCGCGTACACGGCGTCCGCCGACTCCTGCGGGGTCTGGTCCTGGGTCGTGAGGACCAGCGCCGGGTCGGCCGGCGGCTCGTACGGGTCGTCGACACCCGTCAGCCCGGACAGCTGCCCCGCTGCCTGCCGGGCGTACAGCCCTTTCACGTCCCGCTCGCCGCACACTTCGACCGGCGTGGCGACATGCACCTCGACGTAGGGCGTGGCGCTCGCCTCGTGCCGTTTGCGCACCGCCTCGCGGCTGTCCGCGTAGGGCGCGATCACGGGGACCACGGACAGTACGCCGTTGCGCGCGAGCACCTCGGAGACCAGGCCGATGCGCTGCACATTGGTGTTCCGGTCCTCCCGCGAGAAGCCGAGGCCGGCGGAGAGGAAGCGGCGTATCTCGTCGCCGTCGAGGACCTCCACGCGATGTCCCTCCGCCTTCAGCCGGTCACCGAGCAGGCGGGCGATGGTCGTCTTGCCCGCGCTCGGCAGCCCGGTGAGCCAGACGGTGGCTCCCTGAGCCTTCGGGCCTCCCTTTCGGGGCGTGGTGGTCATGCGCAACAGTCCTCATCTCTTACCCGGCGACGACCCGATGGACGCTAGGTAAGAAACTTGAGAAGAGGTGCAGAGGAGCCTGAGGGTTCCGTTAGTGGCGCATGGTGTGCCTGAGGTCACAGGCCGGCGTACGTGGCCCCTGCGTCCCGCAGGCGCTCGTGCAGTCCCCGGAAGACGGCCGCCGAGCGGGCGCCCGGCCAGTCCTCGGGCAGCAGCCGGGCGGGCAGGCCGGGGTCGGTGTAGGGGAGGTGGCGCCAGGAGTCCAGGGCGAGGAGGTAGTCGCGGTAGGCCTCCTCGGGCGGGGTGTCCTGCCGGCGCTCCCAGTCGTGCAGCACGCGCGCGTGGCGGTCGAGGAACGCCTCGTGCTCCTTGGCGATCGCGGCCAGGTCCCACCAGCGGGCGACGGCCTCGGCGGTCGGCGCGAAGCCGAGGTGCTCGCCGCGGAAGAAGTCGACGTACCCCTCCAGGCGCAGCCGCTGCAGGGTGTGCCGGGCCTCCTCGTAGAGCCGCGCCGGCGCGAGCCACACCCCCGGAGCCGCCGTCCCGAAGCCGAGCCCGGCCAGCCGGGAGCGCAGTACGTGCCGCTTCTGCCGCTCCGACTCCGGCACCGAGAACACCGCGAGCACCCAGCCCTCGTCCTCGGGCGGGGCGGTGGTGTAGATGCGCCGGTCGCCGTCGTCCAGCAACTGGCGGGCGTCCGGCGACAGTTCGTACCCGGCCGCGCCCTGGGTGGTACGGGCCGGCAGCAGCAGCCCGCGCCGCTTCAGCCGCGACACCGAGGAACGTACGGACGGGGCGTCCACGCCGACCGCGGCGAGCAGTCTGATCAGCTCGGCGACCGGCACCGGGCCGGGCATATGGCGGCCGTAGGCGCCGTAGAGCGTGACGATGAGAGACCGTGGTGCATGCTGGTCGGACACGTTGATCATCTTAGGTCGTACGGATCACTGCTGGTCACCCTGCGGGTCACCAGCCGCGCGCAGTCGAAAACGCTGGAGCTTGCCGGTCGCGGTGCGCGGCAGTGCGTCCAGGAAGACGATCTCGCGCGGACACTTGTACGGCGCCAGCTCGCCCTTGACGAATGTGCGCAGCGCCTCCGTGTCCCGGCGCGCACCGTCCCTGAGCACCGCGTATGCCACCACGACCTGGCCGCGTGCCTCGTCCGGCCGCCCCACCACCGCCGTCTCCAGCACGTCCGGGTGGCGCAGCAGGGCCTCCTCGACCTCCGGGCCCGCGATGTTGTAGCCGGCCGAGATGATCATGTCGTCCGCGCGGGCGACATAGCGGAAGTAGCCGTCACTCTCCCGGACGTAGGTGTCGCCGGTGATGTTCCAGCCGTGGCGCACGTACTCGCGCTGCCGGGGGTCGGTGAGATAGCGGCAGCCGACCGGCCCGCGCACGGCGAGCAGCCCGGGCTCCCCGTCGGGCACTTCCTGCCCGTCCTCGTCGACCACGCGCGCGTGCCACCCCGGTACCGGCACCCCGGTCGTCCCGGGCCTGATGTGCTCGTCGGCCGCCGAGATGAAGATGTGCAGCAGCTCGGTGGCGCCGATGCCGTTGATGATGCGCAGGCCGGTCCGCTCGTGCCAGGCCTGCCAGGTGGCGGCGGGCAGGTTCTCGCCCGCCGAGACGCAGCGGCGCAGTGAGGAGATGTCGTGCGAGTCGAGCTCGTCGAGCATCGCGCGGTAGGCCGTCGGCGCGGTGAACAGCACGGACACCCGGTGTTCGGCGATCGCGGGCAAGAGCTGCTTGGGACCGGCCTGTTCGAGGAGCAGGGCGCTGGCGCCGACCCGCAGCGGGAAGATGACGAGTCCGCCGAGGCCGAAGGTGAAGCCGAGCGGGGGACTGCCGGCGAAGACATCGCCCACATGGGGGCGCAGCACATGTTCCGCGAAGGTGTCCGCTATGGCGAGCACATCCCGGTGGAAGTGCATACAGCCCTTGGGTCGTCCGGTGGTGCCGGAGGTGAAGGCGATGAGCGCGACGTCGTCGGCCGCTGTGTCGGCGGCCGGATACGGCGCGTCGGGCGCCGGGCGGCGCAGCAGGTCGTCAGGGGCGTCACCGCCGTACGTCGCGATCCGCAGCCCCGGTATCTCCGCCTTGGCGAGGTCGTCGACGGCCCGGATGTCGCACAGCGCGTGCCGCACCTGGGCGATCTCGCAGATGGTCCGCAGCTCGTGCGGCCGCTGCTGGGCCAGGACGGTGACGGCGACCGCGCCGGCTTTGAGCACCGCCAGCCAGCAGGCGGCCAGCCAGGGTGTGGTCGGGCCGCGCAGCAGCACCCGGTTGCCCGGGACGATGCCGAGGTCGCCGGTGAGCAGATGCGCGAGCCGGTCGACGCGGGCGCGCAGTGTGCCGTACGTCCATGTGGCGCCGGACGGGGTGTGGAACACGGGCCGCTCGTCGTCAGGGCCGTCGAGCAACTCGGCGGCTGCGTTGAGCCGATCGGAGTAGCGCAGCATCGGAAGGTCGAAGCGGAGCTCGGGCCACTGGTCGGGCGGTGGCAGGTGCTCGCGGGCGAAGGTGTCGACGTGGGCGGAGCGGTGCAGACCGGCCATGGCGGTTCGCCCCCTTGCCGTATAGGGCTGCCTTGTGGGCGTCGTGGTGGGCTCGCACAGGGAGCGTATCGTGTCGGTGACGACAGTCAATGGTGCGCGATATCGTCGAGGAGGTCCGTCGAGGAGGTCCGTCGAGAGCGTCCGTCGCGGACGGCTCCGCAGGGAGGTCGGCAATGCCTGCATTCTCACTCGATCCACCGCAAACCGCATGGTGTGCCGAACTGCGCGGCCTGGCCGCCGAACGGCTGCGCCCGCTCGCGGAGAAGGGCGAACCCGGGCACGTCAACCGCATGCTGGTCGCCGAACTCGGCCAACTGGGGCTGCTGGCACGGCTGTTCACCTCGGGAGCCGTCGACCTGTGCCTGATGCGGGAGTCCCTCGCGTACGCCTGCACGGAGGCGGAAACGGCCCTCGCCCTGCAGGGCCTGGGCGCCCATCCGGTCCATGCCCACGGCACCGCGGCCCAACGGGAGCGCTGGCTGCCCCGGGTGGCCGAGGGCAGCGCGGTGGCGGCCTTCGCGCTGAGCGAGCCGGGGGCGGGATCGGACGCGGCGGCGCTGGAGCTGCGAGCGGAACGGGAGGCCTCGCGGCTTGGAGGGCCGGAACCGGAGGGAGGACCGGAAGGGCCGGGGGCGTCGCCGGTCGCCTCACTTGACGCCGAGCCCGACGGTCCCGCCCGCTGGCGGCTCACCGGCGAGAAGTGCTGGATCTCCAACGCCCCCGAGGCCGACTTCTACACCGTCTTCGCCCGCACCACCCCCGGCGCCGGCGCCCGTGGCGTCACCGCCTTCCTGGTCCCCGCCGACCGTCCCGGCCTCACCGGAGCGGGCCTCGACATGGTGTCCCCGCACCCCATCGGCAGCCTCACCTTCGACGCCGTCCCCGTCACCGCCGACGACATGCTCGGCGAGGCCGACCGAGGCTTCCGGGTCGCGATGGGGACCCTGAACCTCTTCCGGCCCAGCGTCGGCGCCTTCGCCGTCGGCATGGCCCAGGCGGCCCTGGACGCGACCCTCGCCCACACCGCCCAACGGGACGCGTTCGGCGGCAAGTTGAAGGACCTTCAGGCGATCGCCCACCAGGTGGCCGAGATGGCCCTGCGCACAGAGGCCGCCCGTCTCATGGTGTACGCGGCGGCGACGGCGTACGACGAAGGCGCCCGGGATGTCCCCAAGCGCGCCGCGATGGCCAAGCTGCTCGCCACCGAGACCGCGCAGTACGTCGTCGACCAGGCCGTCCAACTGCACGGCGCCCGCGCCCTGCGCCGCGGTCACCTGCTCGAACACCTCTACCGTGAGGTACGGGCCCCGCGTATCTACGAGGGTGCCAGCGAGGTCCAACGCGGCATCATCGCCAAGGAGTTGTACGCGAACATGGAGGCCGGCCAGTGAGCACCGAGCGCGTCAACCCGCCCGACCTCTCCCCGCCCACCGGCTTCTCCCACGCGGTCGTCGCCACCGGCTCACGGGTCGTCTTCCTGGCCGGTCAGACCGCCCTCGACGCGGACGGCAAGGTGATGGGCGAGACCCTGCCCGAGCAGTTCGCGCGGGCCCTGGCCAATCTGCTGGCCGCGCTCGACGCCGCCGGCGGCAGCGCCGCCGACCTTGCGCGGGTCACCGTCTACGCCACGGACGTCGCCGCGTACCGCGCCCAGGTCGCCGAACTCGGCCGCATCTGGCGGCAGTTGGCGGGGCGGGACTATCCGGCGATGGCGGTTGTCGAGGTCGTGCGCCTCTGGGACGAAGAGGCGATGGTGGAGCTCGACGGCTTCGCCGTGCTGCCGTAGGGCTCGGCCCTGCTGCCGTCGGGCTTCGCCGTACCGCGGTGGTTCCTGCTCACGCGTCGCAGGTCTCGCGCACGCGGCCATGGCGAGGCGCTCGGCCGGCACCCGGTGCGGTGCGACGACGCGGCCGTCGGGCAGCGGCTCACCGCTGTCGTCGAACACGATCGCGCCGTTGCAGAGCAGGACTCGCCACCGAAGGGGTGACGGTCACGTCCAGGGGCGCACCCGCCAGGTACCAGTGGAAGGTCCCATTCCGATTATCCGGGAGGTCATCCCATGTCCCTGCGCCCCGCTCTCGCCACCGCCGCCGGAGCTGTCCTGCTCCTGCTGGTCGCCGCCCCGTCGGCCCCCGCCGACTCCGCGGCCGCCGCCGACCCCAAGGAGACCGTGACCATCGACGGCACGGGCCGTATCGCCGCGGACGGCACCGTCACCCTGTCCGGCACCTACCGCTGTGTCGACGCCTCGGGGCCCGCGTTCGTGAGTTCCACGATCGGCCAGCAGTCCTCGGGCGTGCGGCACGGCATCGGCGGCACCCTCGCCGTGTGCGACGGCAAGAAGCACAGCTGGCAGAACACGGGCAGGCCTCAGGCGGGCACGGCCTCGGCCCCCCTCGAGGCAGGCAAGGCGTACGTCGAGGCCACCATCGTCGAACTCCACCCCGTCGGCGGCCTGCCGCTGCCCCGCTTCCACGCCCTGCAGGACAAGCAGGACATCACCCTGACCAAGAGCTGAACCCCGCGGTCGGGCCGGGCCCTCGGGCCCGGCCCCACGCCGCCGACGGCGGCCGCGCAGCGCGCCCACGAGGTCGCCGCCCAGGCGGATACGGGGCTGGTGGGCATCCTCCCTCGCGTCGAACTGCGGATCACCGAGGTGGACACGGGAGCGGGGCAGGAGGCTGTCCCGCGAGCCGTCGGCCGCGATACATCACGAATGATCCTCGTGCAAGAGGTGAGAGGAACTGGCCACATCGGGGTCAGTTCGCGCCAGTGCGCCCTCCTGTCAGCCATTCGCACTTGTCTCAACCAATCGCCGAATGGCAGCCTGATGTCGGCCGGTCGGGCGAGTTCCGAAATCCGGTGCAATCAATCCAGTCGTCAATCAGCTCGACCAGGAGAACGACGCTTGAAAACGTACTCCGGTGGGGGGGACTGCCGGGGCAGTGATCCCGAACCAGATGGCGATCTGATTCGGCCAGGTTGGCTTAACGGGGGTAGTTCGCGGTGCGCGCACGGGTTTTTCGTCAGTCACGCTTACATGTCCGGGGCGGTATGCGTGGGCAGGTTGTCCAGCCATGCGCGAATCCGTTTTCCCTGGTAGGAGCGCGTCTCGCGCCTCAGACCTGACGCAGCGTTGCGTCTTTTTCCGCGTTGTGGCCGATTTCGATCACGCGCGTCTCAGACACTCGATGGCGAGCCGTCTGTCACTTGATGGTCATTTCGTGAATAGCCGACTTCGGTCGTGTATCCATGGCCACTTCACCCCGCTTCCTTTTCCGGGAAGAGCTTTTCGTGGGGGTGTCCAATACCGGAGTCACCCTCCTCTTGATTCCGTCCGCCCTGCTCAGGAGCTGAATTGCCCCAAGAACGCGGAGCACATGACTTACGCGCCATAACCGAGTTTTTACTTTCCCGCGTCGTTGAGCTGCTGGATGTGCCCAAGGACGCGTTGGACCGTTGGGCACCATTGCACCGATACGGACTGGACTCGTTGAAGTCGACGAGCCTTGTGGCCTCGTTGTCCGAATTCCTCGGCTGGCAGGTTCCGGTCACCTGGATGTGGCAGTACCCGACCGTCGACGAGCTGTCCCGGGCCCTCGTCGACGGTCCGCGTGCCGCGGAGGCCGGCCCGAGCACCGATCGCCGCGTGGTGTCGCGTGAGCCCATCGCGATCGTCGGCATCGGCTGCCGGTTCCCCGGGGGACCGGACCCGTCCTCGTTCTGGCAGATGCTGGTCGAGGGCGGCGA of the Streptomyces sp. T12 genome contains:
- a CDS encoding DUF6299 family protein, which produces MSLRPALATAAGAVLLLLVAAPSAPADSAAAADPKETVTIDGTGRIAADGTVTLSGTYRCVDASGPAFVSSTIGQQSSGVRHGIGGTLAVCDGKKHSWQNTGRPQAGTASAPLEAGKAYVEATIVELHPVGGLPLPRFHALQDKQDITLTKS
- a CDS encoding sulfate adenylyltransferase subunit 1, producing MTVDTLRFATAGSVDDGKSTLVGRLLHDSKSVLADQLEAVELASRNRGQDAPDLALLTDGLRAEREQGITIDVAYRYFATPRRRFILADTPGHVQYTRNMVTGASTAELAIILVDARNGVVEQTRRHAAVAALLRVPHVVLAVNKMDLVGYEEQAFDRIVEDFAGHAAELGLPGCTPIPVSALAGDNVVVRSASMDWYGGPALLEFLENVPVGTDPADAPVRFPVQYVIRHGEIRYYAGQLASGALRVGDRVTVHPSGETSEITGIDVLGRDVDVAYAPQSISVRLADQRDVARGDLITAGVDAPALTQEVRAAVCHLADRPLKAGDRVLVRHTTRTVKAIVKDLAGAAGLTANDLGRVTLRTAEPLALDDYAVSRRTGALLLIDPADGATLTAGMVEL
- the cysC gene encoding adenylyl-sulfate kinase, giving the protein MTTTPRKGGPKAQGATVWLTGLPSAGKTTIARLLGDRLKAEGHRVEVLDGDEIRRFLSAGLGFSREDRNTNVQRIGLVSEVLARNGVLSVVPVIAPYADSREAVRKRHEASATPYVEVHVATPVEVCGERDVKGLYARQAAGQLSGLTGVDDPYEPPADPALVLTTQDQTPQESADAVYAVLAERGLV
- a CDS encoding AMP-binding protein, producing MAGLHRSAHVDTFAREHLPPPDQWPELRFDLPMLRYSDRLNAAAELLDGPDDERPVFHTPSGATWTYGTLRARVDRLAHLLTGDLGIVPGNRVLLRGPTTPWLAACWLAVLKAGAVAVTVLAQQRPHELRTICEIAQVRHALCDIRAVDDLAKAEIPGLRIATYGGDAPDDLLRRPAPDAPYPAADTAADDVALIAFTSGTTGRPKGCMHFHRDVLAIADTFAEHVLRPHVGDVFAGSPPLGFTFGLGGLVIFPLRVGASALLLEQAGPKQLLPAIAEHRVSVLFTAPTAYRAMLDELDSHDISSLRRCVSAGENLPAATWQAWHERTGLRIINGIGATELLHIFISAADEHIRPGTTGVPVPGWHARVVDEDGQEVPDGEPGLLAVRGPVGCRYLTDPRQREYVRHGWNITGDTYVRESDGYFRYVARADDMIISAGYNIAGPEVEEALLRHPDVLETAVVGRPDEARGQVVVAYAVLRDGARRDTEALRTFVKGELAPYKCPREIVFLDALPRTATGKLQRFRLRAAGDPQGDQQ
- a CDS encoding acyl-CoA dehydrogenase family protein; this encodes MPAFSLDPPQTAWCAELRGLAAERLRPLAEKGEPGHVNRMLVAELGQLGLLARLFTSGAVDLCLMRESLAYACTEAETALALQGLGAHPVHAHGTAAQRERWLPRVAEGSAVAAFALSEPGAGSDAAALELRAEREASRLGGPEPEGGPEGPGASPVASLDAEPDGPARWRLTGEKCWISNAPEADFYTVFARTTPGAGARGVTAFLVPADRPGLTGAGLDMVSPHPIGSLTFDAVPVTADDMLGEADRGFRVAMGTLNLFRPSVGAFAVGMAQAALDATLAHTAQRDAFGGKLKDLQAIAHQVAEMALRTEAARLMVYAAATAYDEGARDVPKRAAMAKLLATETAQYVVDQAVQLHGARALRRGHLLEHLYREVRAPRIYEGASEVQRGIIAKELYANMEAGQ
- a CDS encoding bifunctional salicylyl-CoA 5-hydroxylase/oxidoreductase encodes the protein MLSTDGTAPTSGARGTARPATSDPHPPTATSHPLRVAIIGGGPGGLYAAALLKRLDPSREVTVWERNAPDDTFGFGVVLSDETLGGIEHADPVVYAALQKHFTRWDDIDIVHRNTRHTSGGHGFAALGRKRLLEILHQRCRDLGVELRFRSEAPYPAWLAETYDLVIAADGVHSTTREAYTHVFRPHVATHHCRYIWLAADFAFDAFRFEIAETEHGVMQLHGYPYAADASTVIVEMREEVWQAAGFAELDEQESVERCAKIFAEALRGRPLKSNKSAWTTFRTVVNERWSHDNIVLLGDAAHTAHFSIGSGTKLAVEDALALAACLEEQPDIASALSAYEEERKPVVASTQRAARASLEWFENLGLYLDQQPRQFAFNLLTRSRRVTHDNLRLRDAHFTEAVERDFGCPPGTPPMFTPFRLRGLTLRNRVVVSPMDMYSATDGVPGDFHLVHLGARALGGAGLVMTEMVCVSPEGRITPGCAGLYTGRQGEAWRRIVQFVHTQAPGTAIGVQLGHSGRKGSTKLMWEGIDEPLEDGNWPLVAPSPIPYKPYSQTPRELTRAQLTDIREQFTAAAWRAARAGFDLLELHCAHGYLLSGFLSPLTNRRTDAYGGSLDRRLRFPLEVFDAVRGVWPEERPMTVRISATDWAEGGTTAEDAVEIARAFAAHGADAVDVSTGQVVADEQPEYGRSYQTPYADRIRHATGLPVIAVGAISSWDDVNSLILAGRTDLCALARPHLYDPHWTLHAAAEQGYQGPGVGWPAPYRAGSRRPQTGRTDAPKPRLTLGT
- the cysD gene encoding sulfate adenylyltransferase subunit CysD; this encodes MTGFSLSHLDALESEAVHIFREVAGEFERPVILFSGGKDSIVMLHLALKAFTPAPVPFSLLHVDTGHNFPEVLGYRDRVVAAHGLRLHVASVQDYIDRGVLRDRPDGTRNPLQTLPLTEKIQSEKFDAVFGGGRRDEEKARAKERVFSLRDEFSQWDPRRQRPELWNLYNGRHAPGEHVRVFPLSNWTELDVWQYIAREHIELPNIYYAHQREVFQRNGMWLTAGDWGGPREHEAVEKRQVRYRTVGDMSCTGAVDSDADTIAKVIAEIAASRLTERGATRADDKMSEAAMEDRKREGYF
- a CDS encoding RidA family protein, translating into MSTERVNPPDLSPPTGFSHAVVATGSRVVFLAGQTALDADGKVMGETLPEQFARALANLLAALDAAGGSAADLARVTVYATDVAAYRAQVAELGRIWRQLAGRDYPAMAVVEVVRLWDEEAMVELDGFAVLP
- a CDS encoding PaaX family transcriptional regulator C-terminal domain-containing protein, whose amino-acid sequence is MINVSDQHAPRSLIVTLYGAYGRHMPGPVPVAELIRLLAAVGVDAPSVRSSVSRLKRRGLLLPARTTQGAAGYELSPDARQLLDDGDRRIYTTAPPEDEGWVLAVFSVPESERQKRHVLRSRLAGLGFGTAAPGVWLAPARLYEEARHTLQRLRLEGYVDFFRGEHLGFAPTAEAVARWWDLAAIAKEHEAFLDRHARVLHDWERRQDTPPEEAYRDYLLALDSWRHLPYTDPGLPARLLPEDWPGARSAAVFRGLHERLRDAGATYAGL